DNA from Tsuneonella dongtanensis:
TCTCGATCCTCGCGGGCGCGTTCTATTTCGTCATCCCCGATTCGGGTCTGGCCATGGCCTACCTCGCGTCGATCTATGCGGGCCTCGCGACCGCGCTCTGGCCGTTCCTGCGCACGTATGGGCTGCCGAGGGGCTGGCGGCCGCATCCGACGGCAATGGGCCGCATGACGATGCGTGCGCTGCCGCTCGCCACCGCCGATGCGATCGAATGGGGCACGCGGCGTCTCGACATCTTCATCCTCGGCCTCTTCGCCGCGCCCGCGGCGGTCGGGGTCTATTACGTCGCGCAGCAGGTCGCCTCGCTGCCGCAGAAGCTGAAGACCAGTTTCGAGCCGATCCTCGGCCCCGTCATCACCCGCAACCTGACCGAGAAGAACTACCCGGCGATCGCTCGCCAGGTCTGTCAGGTGGGGTTCTGGATCGTGGCGGCGCAGGCCGGCATCGCGCTGGCGCTCGGCATACCCGGCGAAGGCGTCATGGGCCTCGTCGGCCCCAACTTCGTCGGCGGGACCGGAGCGCTCGCGTTCCTCCTCGCGGCGGAGGTGGTCGCCGCGACCGCGGTCGTCTCGGAGGCCGCGCTGATCTACGTCGCGCGGGTCCGGAACCTCGCGATCTCAGTAGCGACCATTGCACTACAGGGTGTGCTGACGGTGACGGCCATGATCGTGGTCGACCGTCTCGGATTACCCGACACCTACAAGGCGGCAGGCGCCGCCGCTGCGCTCATGCTCGCCTTGGGCACGGCCTCCGTCGTCAAGTCGCGGTTGCTCGCGCGCATCCTGGGTGAGCCGATCAACAACTGGCGCTGGGCGCTCGTCTGGGCCGCCGCTCCCGCAATCATCGTCGGGTGGGTCGCGGTCCAGTTGCCCGAGTGGGCTGAACTCGCCTTCGGCATTCCCGCCATCCTTCTCGCCTATGGCGCGGTGATCTGGCGCTACGGCTTCGGCCCCGAGGACCGCGTCCTGTTTCGCCGCAAGCTCGAACATCCGGCCGAAGAGGCCCAAACGACAGCAGAGGAGTCCCGTTCGTGACCGAGTTTGTCTCCGCTAACCTGCCGCTGGTCATTATCGGCGGGCTGATCGCACTCGTGGTGTTGTGGTGGCTGGTGATGGCGACGCGCCGAACCCGCGTGGAGGTCGATCGCCGCGACACGCTTGACGAGGGCGCGGCCCCTGCTGCGCGCAACCAGGCCCTGATCGATGCACCGCCGGTTGCGGCCGGGCGGACCAATCCGATGCCGCCACCGGTTCCCGAGGCAATCGCAGGGGTCGGAATAGCGGTGGCGACCGCAGTGGAAGAAGCGCAGATCGAACGCGCCAGCCACGAGGGCGACGACCTGACCCGCATCAAGGGCCTCGGCCCCAAGCTTGCCGCGACGCTCGCGGATCTCGGTGTCACCGGCTTTGCGCAAATCGCCGGCTGGAGCGAGGCGGAAATCGACCGCATCGACGCACAACTCGGCCGATTTCAAGGGCGTATCCGACGCGACTCATGGGTCGAACAGGCGAGACTGCTGGCCGACGGGGATCTCGCCGGTTTCGAACAGAAATTCGGAGCACAATAGGCGGAACCTTCCGCACTGATGAATGTTAAGATTGGGCCGCGAACCTTTCGGCCAGCTGGAGATCTGCCCATGACGCTTTGTGTCCTTGTCGCCGAAGACGAGATGATCATCGGCGTCGACCTGTGCGATACCGTCGAGGAAGCCGGCTTCGAAGTGGCCGGCCCATTCGATACGACCGAGTCGGCCATCGATGCCGTGGAGCGTCGCAAGCCCGACCTGGCGATCCTCGACATCAACCTCGACGATGGGGAGGTCTATCCTCTCGCCGAGAAGTTGATGGCCGAGAACGTCCCCGTCATTTTCCATTCTGGGCAGGTCAAACCGGGCGAGGTTTTCAGCCGCTATCCCCAGGCCCACGCGCTCGCCAAGCCGTGCCCGCCGAGCGAGGTAATCGCCACCATGCGCGAAGCACTCGCCGCGGCCTGACGCGGCCCTTGCACGAGACGCGTAGCCCTGCGAAGGCGGGGTCATGACACCATTCGACTGGCAGGATCCGTTCGGTCTCGACGCGCAGCTGAGCGAGGACGAGCGGATGATTCGCGACGCTGCGCACGCCTTTGCGCAAGCCGAACTCCAGCCCCGCGTGATCGACGCGTTCGCCAACGAGGTCGACGCACCCGAACTCTTCCCACTGATGGGCCGCGCCGGCCTGCTCGGCGCCACGGTGCCCGAGGAATACGGCGGCGCCGGTGCCAACTACGTTTCGTACGGCCTGATCGCGCGCGAGATCGAGCGCGTGGACAGCGGCTATCGCTCGATGGCCAGCGTGCAGTCGAGCCTCGTGATGTACCCGATCCACGCCTACGGCTCCGAAGAGCAGCGGCGGAAGTATTTGCCCGGCCTCGCCAGCGGCGAGCTCATCGGCTGCTTCGGGCTCACCGAGCCGGACGCCGGCTCCGACCCCGGCTCCATGCGCACCTATGCGAAAAAGGACGGCGACGGGTACTCGATCTCGGGCAGCAAGACCTGGATCAGCAACGCCCCGTTTGCCGACGTCTTCGTCGTCTGGGCCAAGAGCGAGGCGCACGGAGGGGGCATTCGCGGCTTCGTCCTGGAAAAGGGCATGGCCGGACTTTCGGCGCCCAAGATCGACAACAAGCTTTCGCTCCGGGCGAGCACCACCGGCATGATCGTGATGGACGAGGTGAAGGTGGGCGCCGATGCGCTCCTGCCCGACGTGCAGGGCCTGAAGGGGCCTTTCGGCTGCCTCAACCGCGCGCGCTACGGCATCTCGTGGGGCGCGATGGGCGCGGCGGAATTCTGCTTCCACGCCGCCCGCCAGTACGGGCTCGACCGCAACCAGTTCGGCCCGCTGGCATCGAAGCAACTCTACCAGCTGAAGCTTGCCGACATGATGAGCGAGATCGCGCTGGGCCTTCAGGCCAGCCTGCGGGTCGGCCGGCTCATGGACGAGCACGACTTCGCGCCCGAGATGATCTCGATCGTGAAGCGCAACAACGTCGGCAAGGCGCTCGATATCGCTCGCAAGAGCCGCGACATGCACGGCGGCAACGGAATCAGCGGCGAATACCAGGTCATCCGCCACATGGTGAACCTCGAGACCGTCAACACCTACGAAGGCACGCACGACGTGCACGCGCTGATCCTCGGACGCGCGATCACCGGAATCGCGGCCTTTTGATGCGGCTTTTCGCCTACTTCCGCAGCTCGACCAGCTACCGGGTGCGGATTGCGCTGAACCTCAAGGGGCTCGAGTACGACATCGTCCCGGTGAACCTGCGGACATCGGAACAGAGCGCGGCGGAGTTCACCGCGCGCAACCCGTTCGGCGGAGTGCCGATGCTGGAGGCCGATGGACGCGACCGGGCGCAGTCGATGGCCATCCTCGAGTGGCTCGACGAGGCCTATCCCGAGCCAGCCCTGCTGCCCTCGGGCATCGAGGACCGCTACACGGTTCGCGAACTGACCTATGCGATCGCGACCGAGATCCACGCGCTGAACAACCTTCAGGTGCTGAAGCACCTGCGCGGCGCGATGGGCCATAGCGAAGCGGAAACGGACGAATGGTACCGCCACTGGCTCGCTAGGACGCTCGATCCCGTCGAGACGAGGCTGGCCCAACTCGGCACCGGCGATTTCCTGATGGATGGGCGCCCCGGCCTGTTCGAGGTCGTGCTGCTTCCCCAGCTCTTCAACGCGCGCAAGCTCGATTTCGACCTCTCGCGCCATCCGCACCTTACCCGCATCGAGGCCGCGTGCCTCGCCCTGCCCGCGTTCCAGCGCGCGCACCCAGACAACCAACCGGATACTCCTCAATGAAACTCGCATCGCTCAAGCACGGCCGCGACGGCAAGCTCGTCGTCGTCTCCAAGGACCTCACGCGCTATTGCGCGGCGGACAACATCGCGCCGACGCTGCAGGCGGCGCTCGACGACTGGGACCGCGTGGCGCCCTATCTCGATGCGCTCTATCGCGACGTCGAACACTGGTCGGTGCCCTGCGGCCGGTTCCACGAGCACGACGCGATGTCCCCCCTTCCCCGCGCCTACCAGTGGGCCGACGGCAGCGCCTACATCAATCACGTCGAACTTGTCCGGCAGGCTCGCGGCGCGACGGTGCCCGAAAGCTTCTATCACGACCCGCTGATGTACCAGGGCGGCAGCGACGGATTTCTCGCCCCGCGCGATCCCATCCCGCTCAAGGACGTTTCGTGGGGATGCGACATGGAAGGCGAGATCGCGTGCATCACCGACGACGTGCCGATGGGCGTTTCGAGCGAGGAGGCGGCAGACCACATCAAGCTGCTGATGCTGGTCAACGACGTATCCTTGCGAGGGCTGATCCCGGGCGAGCTGGAAAAAGGCTTCGGCTTCTTCCAGTCCAAGCCCGCCAGCGCGTTCTCGCCTGTCGCGGTGACGCCCGACGAACTCGGTGATGCCTGGGCAGGCAGCGTCATCCACCTGCCGCTCATGGTCGATTACAACGATGCTCCCTTCGGCCGCGCCAATGCGGGGCAGGAGGCGACCTTCAGCCTGGCCGACCTCGTCGCGCACGCGGCGAAGACGCGCTCGCTCTGCGCCGGATCGATCATCGGTTCGGGCACGGTGAGCAACAAGGGTGCGGACGGCGGCCCGGGGAAGCCGGTCAGCGAAGGCGGCGCCGGCTATTCGTGCATCGCCGAAATCCGCATGATCGAGACGATCGCCGACGGAAAGCCCTCTACGCGCTTCATGCAGCCGGGCGACAAGGTATCGGTCGAGATGCGCGATGCGGCCGGTCACTCGATCTTCGGCAAGATCGAACAGGACGTCGTCGCCGCCTGAACCTCTTGCGCGGAGGAGTTTTCGAACACATGGTATCCCGCATAGCAGCGGGAGAGATACCATGACCGATCCGTTCGACCTCACCGGCAAAGTCGCGCTCATCACCGGATCCTCGCGCGGGATCGGCAAGTCGATCGCCGAGCATCTGGCCCGCCGCGGGGCGAAGGTCGTGATTTCCAGCCGCACGCAGGATGCCTGCGAAGCGGTCGCCGACGCGATCAATGACGAATGCGGCGCAGGATCGGCCGTCGCTATCGCCGCCAGCATTTCGTCGAAGGACGCACTCGAGGAACTCGTCCGGCGCACGCAGGAGGTGTTTGGCCCCGTCGACATCCTGGTCTGCAACGCCGCGTCGAATCCGCATTATGGATCGCTCGACACGATCGACGACGAGAAGTTCCGCAAGACGCTCGACAACAACATCCTTTCGAATCACTGGCTGATCCAGCTGTGCCTCCCCGACATGCGCGCGAAGCGCGACGGGGCCATCGTCGTCATATCCTCCATCGCCGGGCTTCGCGGAAGCCAGACGATCGGCGCCTATGCGATCACCAAGGCGGCCGACATCTCGCTGGTGCGCAACTACGCCGTCGAGAACGGGAGGCACGGAATCCGGGTGAACGGAATCGCCCCGGGTTTGGTGAAGACCGATTTCGCCAAGGCGCTCTACGAGAACCCGGAGGCGGAGAAGGCCGCGATAGCGCGCACCCCGATGGGCCGGCTCGGCGTACCGGCCGATATCGCCGGCCTCGCCGCCTTCCTGTCCTCGCCCGCAGCCAGCTGGCTGACCGGCCAGACGATCGTCGTGGATGGAGGGACCACCGTCTGAGTCTTGCCGCCTTTCAAAAAAGCGGTATGGTGAGCACTTGAGCCCCGAAAAGCGGCCCTGCGGGAGAGACGCGGATTATGGCATGGGACTTCGAAACCGATCCCGAATTCCAGGCGAAGCTCGACTGGATGGAAAGCTTCGTCACCGAAAAGGTCGAGCCGCTCGGCTACCTCGGGATCCATCCGTACGACGTCACGAACCCCCGGCGTAACGAACTGGTCCGCCCGCTCCAGCAGGAAGTGAAGGACCAGGGCCTGTGGGCCTGTCATCTCGGCCCCGAACTCGGCGGACAGGGATACGGGCAGGTCAAGCTGGGCCTGATGAACGAGATCATCGGCGGCGCGATGTTTGCCCCGATCGTTTTCGGCTGCCAGGCACCCGACACCGGCAATGCAGAGATCATCGCCCACTATGGCACGCCCGAGCAGAAGGAACGCTACCTCAGGCCCCTGCTCGACAACGAGATCGTCAGCGCCTTTTCGATGACCGAGCCGCAGGGCGGGTCCGATCCGACCAATTTCGTCACCCGGGCGGAGCAGGATGGCAACCACTGGAAAATCAACGGCGAGAAGTGGTTCTCGACCAACGGCAAGTGGGCCGACTTCCTGATCGTCATGGCGGTCACCGATCCCGACGCACCGCGCCATCAGCGGATGAGCATGTTCATCGTGCCCATCGATACGCCCGGCGTCGAGATCGTCCGCAACGTAGGCGTCTATGGCCAGCAGGATGGCAGCGAAAGCTACGTCCGCTATACCGACGTGCGCGTTCCGGCCGACCACTTGCTGGGCGAGCGCGGCGGCGCGTTCGCCATCTCGCAGACCCGCCTCGGCGGGGGCCGGGTCCACCACGCGATGCGCACCGTCGGCAACTGTCGCAAGCTGCTCGACCGCATGAGCCGACGGGCGGTCAGCCGGACCACCCGCACCGGAACTCTCGCGGACTACCAGGGGGTCCAGTTCGACATCGCGGACAGCTATATCGAGCTCGAGCAGTTCAAGCTGTTCGTGCTCAAGACCGCCTGGGCGATCGACAAGTACAACGACTACCGCCGCGTGCGGAAGGACATCGCCGCGATCAAGGCGCTGATGCCCAAGGTCTATGCCGATATCGCCAAGCGCTGCATCCACATTCACGGCAGCCTGGGCGTCTCCAACGAGATGCCGTTCGTCGGCGGCCTGATCGCCGCGATGGTCATGGGCATCGCCGACGGGCCGACCGAAGTGCACAAGGTCACCGTCGCAAAGCAGCACCTCAAGCAATACCGCGACGTGAAGGACCCGGTGTTTCCGGACTATTCGCTGCTCAATCGAAAGGCGCTTGCCATGGAGCTTTACCCGGACCCCGTCGGCGAGATCGCCGATGCGGCGGAAATGGCGGTATGACGGTCGCTGCCGACGCCCCGCCGCTTCGGCGGCCGACGCGCCTCGCCTACGGCTTCGGTTCGGTCGCCGACGGGATCAAGAGCGCGGCATTCTCGACCTATCTCTTGCTCTATTTCAACCAGGTTCTGGGCGTAAAGGCATCGGTCGTCTCGACCGCGATCGCCCTGACCTTGCTGGTCGATGCGGTGGTCGATCCGCTGATCGGCCGCATGTCTGATCTCACCCGCTCGAAGTATGGCCGGCGGCACCCCTACATTTTCGCCGCGGCCGTGCCGGCGGCGTTTTTCTTTGGCATGACTTGGTTTCCCCCGGCCGGCCTGTCCGACTTTGCGATGGGCGTTTGGATCTTTGGTTTCGCCGCATTCGCGCGTGCATCGATGAGCATGTATCAGGTACCCGCCAACGCTCTGGGTAGCGAACTGACCCAGGACTATGCCGAACGCAGCCGCATCTACGGGCTGCGATACTGGTTCGCCTACGCGGGCACGTTCGCTTTCGCCGCGTTCGCGCTGAAGTTCTTCTTCGTGGCCACACCGGAATATCCCAAAGGGCAACTCAATCCGGCGGGGTACGTGCCCTTCGCCATCACCGCCGCAAGCCTGATCTTCATCAGCATCCTGGTGTGCGGTTGGGGCACCCGATCGCGTATTCCCTACATTCGCCAGGCCGACGAACGCGAGGCTTCGCCGGGCTTGCTGTCGCATTTCAAGGAAATGGGCGTCGCTTTCAAGAACCGCGGTTTCCTCACGGTATTCGGCTTCGCGATCCTCAAATGGACCGCGATTGGCCTCTACGGCGCGACCTCGCTTTATTTCGGCACGTATGTCTACCAGCTCAGTTCGGGACAGCTCGCGCTGCTCACGCTCGACAGCTTCGTGGCGGTGTGCATCGCACTCCCCCTCGCGCCCAAGGTCACGAAATGGTTTGGCAAGCGCAACACATCGCTGTGGATGGCGCTGATCGGGATCACGCTGGGCACCAGCCCGCTGTGGCTGACATACTTCGACCTCTTCTTCCCGCCCGGCCATCCGCTTCTTCTGCCCACTCTTCTGCTCATCGGCGCGGTGTACGGGACCATGGTGGCGCTGAGCCTGATGATGACCGCCGCGATGCTCGCCGACGTGGTGGAGGATGACGCGGTCACCTCGGGCAAGCACAACGCAGGCATCTATTTCGCCGCGTCCAGCTTCGCCACGCAGTGTGCGTCGGGCCTCGGCATCCTCGCGGCCGGGTTCGTTCTCGAAACTTCGCAGTTTCCCGGCGGCGTCGACCCGGCGCTCGTCACCGAGGCGATGACTGACAGCCTGATCGCGCATTACGTCCCGATGGTGATGGGCCTTTGGGCGATCGGCTGCCTGATCATCTGGTTCTATCCCATCGACGAGGCAAAACATCTTGCCAATGTAGAACGCTTGCGCGCACGAGAGGCGGAAGCGAAGGCACGCGATATGCAGGATGCGCCCCTCGGCGCGCCTGCCAGATAACAGGAGAGACGAAATGGCGACCCTGGCCGAACCGAGAGCCGACACCGACGAGGCATTCCGCGAGGAAGTGCGTGATTTCCTCGCCAAGAATTTCCCGCCCGAACTCAAGGGCAAGGGCAACGCGCTCGCCAGCGTCGAGGGCCCCACGCAGGAAGACGCGCAGCAGAAGGCGTGGCGCGAGGCGATGGGCGAAAAAGGCTGGGGCGTGCCCACCTGGCCGAAGGAATACGGCGGCGGCGGCCTCAGCAAGAAACAGGCGCGCATCCTGCAGGAAGAGATGGGCAAGGCCGGTGCCTACAACCCCATCGGCGGCATGGGCGTGATGATGTTCGGCCCCACCCTGCTCGAATCCGGCAGCGAGGAGCAGAAGCGCGAGCACATCCCGGCGATCGCCAAGGGCGAGATTCGCTGGTGCCAGGGTTATTCCGAGCCCAACGCCGGGTCGGACCTCGCCAACCTGCAGACCTTCGCCGAGGACAAGGGTGATCACTACCTCGTCAACGGCCAGAAGACCTGGACCAGCGGCGGCCAGTGGGCGGACAAGTGCTTCGCCATCGTCCGCACCGACAAGTCCGACAAGCACAACGGCATCAGCTTCATGCTGATCGACATGGACAGCCCCGGCGTCGAGGTCCGTCCGATCCAGATGATCAGCGGCCTCAGCCCCTTCTGCGAGACGTTCTTCACCGATGTGAAGGTGCCCAAGGAGAACCTGGTCGGGAAGGAAGGCCAGGGCTGGACGATCGGCAAGCGCCTGCTCCAGCACGAACGCACCAATATCTCGGGCGCAGGCGGCGGCGGTCGCGCGATGGGCGCCGCCATGTCCGAAGTGGCGAAGAAGTACGCCGAGTTCGATGCCAACGGTGAGATCGCCGACAAGGTGCTGCGCGACAAGGTCGCCGATTTCGAGATCCGCTGGCAGGCGTTCCTGCTCACCGCGCGCCGCGCGGTCGAGGAGAGCAAGGCGGCCGGCGGCGTCAGCGAGATCAGCTCGGTGCTCAAGAAGCTGGGTACCAAGCTCGGCCAGGAACGCTCCGAGCTCGCGATCGAGATCATGGGCCTGCAAGGCCTGGGCTGGGAAGGCGAAGGCTTCTCCGAAAGCGAACTCGCGGGTGTGCGCGCGTGGCTCTTCGGCAAGGCATTCACGATCTACGGCGGCAGCACCGAAATCCAGAACAACATCATCGCCAAGCGCGTGCTCGGCATGCTGGACCACCAGTAAGAAGGGAGCGCAGGACAATGGCCATTCTCAACGAAGAACAGGAAATGCTGCGCGACATGGCGCGCGACTGGGCGACCAACGAAAGCCCGGTCACCGCCTTCCGCAAGTACCGCGCCGACAAGCCGGCCGAAGGCTTCCAGCCCGATGTCTGGCAGACGATGGCGCAGATGGGCTGGACCGGGATCGTCATTCCCGAAGAGCACGGCGGCAGCGATTTCGGCTGGATGAGCGCCGGCCTCGTGATCGAGGAACTCGGCAAGACGCTGACCGCGAGCCCCATCGTTGCCAGCACCGTCGCGGCCAGCGCGATCGTGCTGGGCGGATCGGACGAGCAGAAGGCGAAATGGCTGCCCAAGCTGGCGAGCGGCGAAGTCGTCGGCACGCTGGCAGTCGATGAGGGCGCACATCACGGGGGCAAAACCGAGGCCAGCGTCTCGGGCGGCAAGCTCAGCGGCACCAAGGCCTTCGTGCACGAGGCGCACGGCGCTTCGCTCTTCGTGGTCAGCGCGGCAGACGGGCTCTACCTCGTCGAAAAGGGCGACGGCGTGTCGCTCAGCGACCGCAAGCTGACCGACCAGCGCAGCCACGCGAACGTCACCTTCGACGGCGCGGCGGCGGACAAGCTGGCGAACGGCGGCGACGACCTCCTCGACAAGGTCCTCGACCGGGCGCGCATCCTCACCGCGGCAGAGATGCTTGGCATGGCGCAGCAGGTGTTCGACGTGACGCTCGACTACCTGAAGCAGCGCGTCCAGTTCAACCAGGTGCTCGCCAGCTTCCAGGCGCTGCAGCACCGGATGGCGGACCTCTTCGCCGACCTCGCGATGATGCGTTCGGCGGTCGAAAGCGGTCTCGAGGCCCTCGATAGCGGATTCGGCGTTCCGCACGCCGCCTGCGTCGCCAAGGCCGAGGCCAACCGCGTGCTCCACATCATCAGCCGGGAGGGCATCCAGCTCCACGGTGGTATCGGCATGACCGACGAATACGACGTCGGCTTCTACCTCAAGCGCGCGCGCGTGCTCGAGGCGAGCTGGGGATCGACCACCTACCTCAAGAACCGCTTCGCGGCGCTGGCGGGCTACTGACCCCGCCCGGGGACGAAATCGAGGAATACGGCCTCGCCCTCGCCGACGAGGGCGGGGCCGCCGATCCCTTTGCCGAGCACGCGCAATTCGTCGAGACGAACCTGTCGCGCAATTACGCGGCCAGCTTCATCCACGGCGTCCTGGGGATG
Protein-coding regions in this window:
- a CDS encoding lipopolysaccharide biosynthesis protein; this translates as MTDTAQEPRSDGSDIAALAKGGRTNFLGFLLRLLARLPFLFIAGRLYGAEALGRFASALVVVELTALICSMGEKRGLAQRLAEAPDDHPANLIFDGILIALLASIVAATFFWLVPAPMFPSGIYTELDLLIVLAIPGYALTEIVLAAQAYRFDIGTTVRARAVVEPWTISILAGAFYFVIPDSGLAMAYLASIYAGLATALWPFLRTYGLPRGWRPHPTAMGRMTMRALPLATADAIEWGTRRLDIFILGLFAAPAAVGVYYVAQQVASLPQKLKTSFEPILGPVITRNLTEKNYPAIARQVCQVGFWIVAAQAGIALALGIPGEGVMGLVGPNFVGGTGALAFLLAAEVVAATAVVSEAALIYVARVRNLAISVATIALQGVLTVTAMIVVDRLGLPDTYKAAGAAAALMLALGTASVVKSRLLARILGEPINNWRWALVWAAAPAIIVGWVAVQLPEWAELAFGIPAILLAYGAVIWRYGFGPEDRVLFRRKLEHPAEEAQTTAEESRS
- a CDS encoding response regulator — its product is MTLCVLVAEDEMIIGVDLCDTVEEAGFEVAGPFDTTESAIDAVERRKPDLAILDINLDDGEVYPLAEKLMAENVPVIFHSGQVKPGEVFSRYPQAHALAKPCPPSEVIATMREALAAA
- a CDS encoding acyl-CoA dehydrogenase yields the protein MTPFDWQDPFGLDAQLSEDERMIRDAAHAFAQAELQPRVIDAFANEVDAPELFPLMGRAGLLGATVPEEYGGAGANYVSYGLIAREIERVDSGYRSMASVQSSLVMYPIHAYGSEEQRRKYLPGLASGELIGCFGLTEPDAGSDPGSMRTYAKKDGDGYSISGSKTWISNAPFADVFVVWAKSEAHGGGIRGFVLEKGMAGLSAPKIDNKLSLRASTTGMIVMDEVKVGADALLPDVQGLKGPFGCLNRARYGISWGAMGAAEFCFHAARQYGLDRNQFGPLASKQLYQLKLADMMSEIALGLQASLRVGRLMDEHDFAPEMISIVKRNNVGKALDIARKSRDMHGGNGISGEYQVIRHMVNLETVNTYEGTHDVHALILGRAITGIAAF
- the maiA gene encoding maleylacetoacetate isomerase, giving the protein MRLFAYFRSSTSYRVRIALNLKGLEYDIVPVNLRTSEQSAAEFTARNPFGGVPMLEADGRDRAQSMAILEWLDEAYPEPALLPSGIEDRYTVRELTYAIATEIHALNNLQVLKHLRGAMGHSEAETDEWYRHWLARTLDPVETRLAQLGTGDFLMDGRPGLFEVVLLPQLFNARKLDFDLSRHPHLTRIEAACLALPAFQRAHPDNQPDTPQ
- a CDS encoding fumarylacetoacetate hydrolase family protein, whose translation is MKLASLKHGRDGKLVVVSKDLTRYCAADNIAPTLQAALDDWDRVAPYLDALYRDVEHWSVPCGRFHEHDAMSPLPRAYQWADGSAYINHVELVRQARGATVPESFYHDPLMYQGGSDGFLAPRDPIPLKDVSWGCDMEGEIACITDDVPMGVSSEEAADHIKLLMLVNDVSLRGLIPGELEKGFGFFQSKPASAFSPVAVTPDELGDAWAGSVIHLPLMVDYNDAPFGRANAGQEATFSLADLVAHAAKTRSLCAGSIIGSGTVSNKGADGGPGKPVSEGGAGYSCIAEIRMIETIADGKPSTRFMQPGDKVSVEMRDAAGHSIFGKIEQDVVAA
- a CDS encoding SDR family NAD(P)-dependent oxidoreductase, producing MTDPFDLTGKVALITGSSRGIGKSIAEHLARRGAKVVISSRTQDACEAVADAINDECGAGSAVAIAASISSKDALEELVRRTQEVFGPVDILVCNAASNPHYGSLDTIDDEKFRKTLDNNILSNHWLIQLCLPDMRAKRDGAIVVISSIAGLRGSQTIGAYAITKAADISLVRNYAVENGRHGIRVNGIAPGLVKTDFAKALYENPEAEKAAIARTPMGRLGVPADIAGLAAFLSSPAASWLTGQTIVVDGGTTV
- a CDS encoding acyl-CoA dehydrogenase family protein; this translates as MAWDFETDPEFQAKLDWMESFVTEKVEPLGYLGIHPYDVTNPRRNELVRPLQQEVKDQGLWACHLGPELGGQGYGQVKLGLMNEIIGGAMFAPIVFGCQAPDTGNAEIIAHYGTPEQKERYLRPLLDNEIVSAFSMTEPQGGSDPTNFVTRAEQDGNHWKINGEKWFSTNGKWADFLIVMAVTDPDAPRHQRMSMFIVPIDTPGVEIVRNVGVYGQQDGSESYVRYTDVRVPADHLLGERGGAFAISQTRLGGGRVHHAMRTVGNCRKLLDRMSRRAVSRTTRTGTLADYQGVQFDIADSYIELEQFKLFVLKTAWAIDKYNDYRRVRKDIAAIKALMPKVYADIAKRCIHIHGSLGVSNEMPFVGGLIAAMVMGIADGPTEVHKVTVAKQHLKQYRDVKDPVFPDYSLLNRKALAMELYPDPVGEIADAAEMAV
- a CDS encoding MFS transporter, translating into MTVAADAPPLRRPTRLAYGFGSVADGIKSAAFSTYLLLYFNQVLGVKASVVSTAIALTLLVDAVVDPLIGRMSDLTRSKYGRRHPYIFAAAVPAAFFFGMTWFPPAGLSDFAMGVWIFGFAAFARASMSMYQVPANALGSELTQDYAERSRIYGLRYWFAYAGTFAFAAFALKFFFVATPEYPKGQLNPAGYVPFAITAASLIFISILVCGWGTRSRIPYIRQADEREASPGLLSHFKEMGVAFKNRGFLTVFGFAILKWTAIGLYGATSLYFGTYVYQLSSGQLALLTLDSFVAVCIALPLAPKVTKWFGKRNTSLWMALIGITLGTSPLWLTYFDLFFPPGHPLLLPTLLLIGAVYGTMVALSLMMTAAMLADVVEDDAVTSGKHNAGIYFAASSFATQCASGLGILAAGFVLETSQFPGGVDPALVTEAMTDSLIAHYVPMVMGLWAIGCLIIWFYPIDEAKHLANVERLRAREAEAKARDMQDAPLGAPAR
- a CDS encoding acyl-CoA dehydrogenase family protein; this translates as MATLAEPRADTDEAFREEVRDFLAKNFPPELKGKGNALASVEGPTQEDAQQKAWREAMGEKGWGVPTWPKEYGGGGLSKKQARILQEEMGKAGAYNPIGGMGVMMFGPTLLESGSEEQKREHIPAIAKGEIRWCQGYSEPNAGSDLANLQTFAEDKGDHYLVNGQKTWTSGGQWADKCFAIVRTDKSDKHNGISFMLIDMDSPGVEVRPIQMISGLSPFCETFFTDVKVPKENLVGKEGQGWTIGKRLLQHERTNISGAGGGGRAMGAAMSEVAKKYAEFDANGEIADKVLRDKVADFEIRWQAFLLTARRAVEESKAAGGVSEISSVLKKLGTKLGQERSELAIEIMGLQGLGWEGEGFSESELAGVRAWLFGKAFTIYGGSTEIQNNIIAKRVLGMLDHQ
- a CDS encoding acyl-CoA dehydrogenase family protein, with amino-acid sequence MAILNEEQEMLRDMARDWATNESPVTAFRKYRADKPAEGFQPDVWQTMAQMGWTGIVIPEEHGGSDFGWMSAGLVIEELGKTLTASPIVASTVAASAIVLGGSDEQKAKWLPKLASGEVVGTLAVDEGAHHGGKTEASVSGGKLSGTKAFVHEAHGASLFVVSAADGLYLVEKGDGVSLSDRKLTDQRSHANVTFDGAAADKLANGGDDLLDKVLDRARILTAAEMLGMAQQVFDVTLDYLKQRVQFNQVLASFQALQHRMADLFADLAMMRSAVESGLEALDSGFGVPHAACVAKAEANRVLHIISREGIQLHGGIGMTDEYDVGFYLKRARVLEASWGSTTYLKNRFAALAGY